Proteins from a single region of Aureibacter tunicatorum:
- a CDS encoding DUF6334 family protein, translated as MMNWEDIIYKRVKAVKVIALDYDEASKPMIIEIIFEMETGKLLSLKAEPNYDEIIINILSSNPPAKHPYAKVFDFINSNENSIFSHCINKSFCWLWMSRNNQNYEDVFECELHGEFDRLSLRFLVEGSEFKIGKIENMEIDFKAN; from the coding sequence ATGATGAATTGGGAAGATATTATTTATAAGAGGGTAAAAGCAGTAAAAGTTATTGCTTTGGATTATGATGAAGCTTCCAAGCCCATGATCATCGAGATAATTTTTGAGATGGAAACAGGCAAGCTCCTGTCGCTAAAAGCCGAGCCTAATTATGACGAAATTATTATTAATATTTTAAGTTCAAACCCACCTGCAAAGCATCCTTACGCCAAGGTCTTTGATTTTATTAATAGCAATGAAAATTCTATTTTCTCACATTGCATTAACAAATCTTTTTGTTGGTTGTGGATGTCACGAAATAACCAGAATTATGAAGATGTTTTTGAATGTGAATTGCATGGAGAATTCGATAGGTTAAGCCTAAGGTTTCTTGTAGAAGGATCAGAATTTAAAATCGGAAAAATCGAAAACATGGAAATCGACTTTAAAGCAAATTAA